The DNA segment TTATCAATGAATCTAAATGATCCAGTTAGAGCACCATAACATCAGTACTCTTTAGCTACTACAATGATTTGAAGtgatatgaaaaaagaaaatctaagcaTATTCAAAGGAATACTTAACACACCAATACTAATGTGTTTTCTTCAGCTGTCACTTACTTGCAATCATGACTAACTTATTTCTATGAATACTATTCATGAACCACAACCTACCTTAGGATCAAAATACTTCATTTGCCATTGGTAACTTGGGATTGCTTAAGACAAAAGCCCCCCAAAGCCATGTTTATTTACAGGACAGATTATCTCAGAACGaataacaaaaaaatggaagGTTTTCTTCTTATGTCCCTTCAGGCTTACGTAGCTCCAGGTAAAAACGTGTCCACTTTTGAATCACGGAAACTGTTCTCAGTGATCAGAGTCATAGACGATGACGTGGATCTAAGAGACTAGAAATAGTGAATCTTCTGGCCGACCTGAAGGGTGAACACTTCAGCATCCCAGCACGGTTAACTTATGATTTCTGAACATAATGTCCTCACACTTGCCTCCCTCTCTACACTTCCTTTATGGCCTTTCTTCATCTAATGGCTCTGATTCCGCAGACATAGATGTATTCGGGAACATCTGCAGTAAAAATACCTTTTGAAGTAAAAGCACAAAACATTTCCAGACTCATTAGGGTGGTAGAGGCTGTAGTTAAAGGAACAGGAATAGACAACaataaaaggaagagagacaaggCAACAATAAACCGCCTTACCAATTGTTTGGCAACTGTTGCTCTAAATGGAAAGACTGTATCAAGTCTCACTGAAAAGCAAGCAGAGGGTGAGTACATTCGGAAGCTAGCATCTCCTCTCATTGAACATGTCACACCTATGCTCCTCAGTAATATGATTTGGATCTGAAGTGTCCCCAGAAGGTGGGATTCCCTGTGTGGCACTGAAAGGAAGCGGTAAACCCTTAAATAAGTGGGACCTACTGGCAGGTCATCAAGTCATTAGCAACATGGCCTTGAGGGGATAGTAGGGCTCCTCCCACCTGCCTCTTGCCCACAGAATTCCTCCAGGATGTACTGTCTCACCAGCCATGCAGAATAACAGAACTGTTGATCATGGGCTGAAACTGATGAACCATGAatctaaataaacattaaaaacttaCTTTCACAAATATTTGTAACAGTGAAGGAAAACTGACTGATCCAAAAATGTCTTAAATTTACTTCCATATGAACAGATTCTGAGATGGAGGATGTGGGTACAGGATATTTATTGAAGAGCACTCTCAAGAATTGgctggagccgggcggtggcggcacacgcctgtaatcccagcactcaggtggcagaggcaggcggatctctgtgagtttgaggccagcctggtttccaaagagagttccaggaaaggcacaaaactacacagagaaaccttgtcttgaaaaacaaaacaaaacaaaacaaagaattggctggagaagaaaatggaaaagactgGTCAAAGGAAGAAACATCTATGATATGGTTGTCACTGGAGTCTTGGTCAATACCAGGGAGAACTCTGGAGTTGGGATCGCCCTTGAATATTGCTCTGAACTAGGATTAGAATAGGGCTGCATTAGCCTATAACTGCCACAAGTCACCACTGGGGAAGGATCTAAACTGGCATAACAGTTCCTAGAAAGGTAGGACAATGCTCAAGAAAGTATGCAGCTGCCTCTGTTGGCAACCAATAATCCCAGCAGTCGAGGTTAGTATGGGAGTGGAGGACCTTTACCATCCACCACACTTGAACCAAGTTACCCTCATCACATAGGATTATCTTATTAGGCTTCGGTGATTGGTTGCTGTTGCCTGATACCCTAAGAGATGATCCAGAGGGATTTGGCCAGATAAAATTTTCTGGTTTTGCCCAACATAAAACCAAAGACTCCAGACATAACAGGCAAATAAGAGCTTTAAGCTCAGTGCCACATTGGCAAATGACCAACCTTCAAGTAGTGATCCCATGAAATGAACAACACTTCTTTTCTAATCTGGTATTTATGTTCACATATGATGCTAAACACTTTACACAGGGTATCTCATTTAATTCTAACAGAAGCCCTAGGAGGTGTTTCATACATTTTTTCCTGTTGCAGATGGCATATTGAAAACAAAGAATAAGtagaatatgtattttttggTACAACCAGGAAATAGTGGTATATTGAAATATAGAAGCCTTTGACTGTCATGGATGTCAGCTTAGCATTCCATTAGTGAGGGTTTAGTTTTACCTAATATAATGGAAAACATACTGAGAGTAACCTGTgctcaatctccaggacccacaaggtggaaggagataatCAACTTctggaaattgtcctctgacctccatacatatgCTATGGCGCATCCATGCCCCACCCCTGTAAAAACAGCAAGTGCActgaaataaatagaataaaattgtAATTGTGAATTAACTGAAGTATTCGTGTgcttatatttatatgtgtatttacttATATGTGTATTTACTGGACAACCAATACAATCTCCATTCTTATATTACATCCAAGAACAATCAAACACTCAGAACTAGGAACAATTTGGTCatctaaaataagtaaatgagtaaattaaaaaaaaatacctccacACCTTTGATTAATACTGACTATATATCACTTGACACTTCCATGACCTCTGTTGAATTCCTCATTCTAGCTCTAAGTCACGTGTGctatattacaaatatttttatttgcattataTTTGTCCTGTGGTCATATGTCCAACAATCTAAATTCTTGGAATACTATTgagaacaataacaaaatcacTCTGAAAGAGTTTCTGTTTGGGGAGAAGATTGTAGTGCTAGGGGTTGGGTGTCTTGCTTTCAAAACGATAAAATCACACCAATAACAGCAGCCCTCTGTTATAATTGCTACCAAAGATCTTGGCCTCCTGATAAATAAAGAGTGCGGAACTTCActaccaaagaagaaacaaacaagcaaactgaaTATATCGGCTTATGTCCATCTGTTTCCATGCTCTTTCAGAACAGGAAATCCTATCATACCCTAGGTATCTCCATGAACTCAGAATGCAAGTCTGTTCAGGGAGATGGAAAGGTGCCCAGTTTGCCAAAATTAGTACAATAGAGGTGTAAATTAAGAAGAAAGCACTCTAAAGACATGAAGagatgtggtattgtgttccccaaaatattgttcacgctaataaacttatctggggtcagagaactggacagccacagtattaaacatagaggataggcagtggtagcacacacctttaatcctagcattccagaggcagaaatccctctgaatctctgtgagttcaaggccacattggaaacagccaagcagggtgactcacacctttaatcccagaaagtgaacctttaatcccagggagtgatggcagaaagcagaaaggtatataaggcatgaggaccagaaactagaagcttttggcctggttaagcttttaggcttttgagcagcacagttcagctgagattcattctggatgaggactcagaggcatccagtctgaggaaacaggatcagctgaggaactggcaaggtgaggaagctgtggcttattctgcttctcttatcttccagcattcatgccAATACcgggcctcaggtttgattttaataagacctgttaagattcctgctacaccgaGGGGTCTGCTGGAAGCTTCTACTGAAGACTGAGCTCATAAATGACAAGAAGCTACTGAAAGCCTGAGAAAGAAACACTGTAGCTTCTATCCCCCACACCCAAACACAGATATGATGGTACATTCCTGTTTTCCTCCACTCAAGATGGCCACAGGAAGATCACAAACTCAAGGATGCCCAGGCTGCTGAATAGAAATGTCCTTTCACAATAACAAGCGaacaaatatttgaaacaaaaagaaccaaaagTGATTTATGTCAGAATGGAGAGACTTCATAATGCAGGATGTATATATACTCTATAAAATACAGCCATTCACTGAAAACTACATTTAGGTCAGTCATGGGCCATTCATATAACAGCACCCCCCATACCATAACATAAAGTCATCCTGTGATACAGTCGTCTTAGCTGGTACACAGTAAATACACACTATGCTATTTGAACAATGACTAAATTGTACTGGTTGTGTATGTATCAGAACGCGTCCCGACTTTTACTTGGGAGAACTTTACTTTAGTTGTGTGTCTAAATTTTCCTACACTAAAAGCAACTCTAAATCTAACTTTACAGTGTTTAAGCCTCCAAAGTATTCATCAGAATCTAAAAAGATAGCTGCATGCCAGAAcacaatataaatgtatttaaaagaagaCTCTAAAGTTCAACagccaacaaaataaaaatccacaATGCCAGGCAATTCAGTTCAAAATTACCAAGTTTACTAAAAGCTGGCACATAATTAATAACGAGAAAAATCAATCACAAGAAAACAGACCTAGAAACGAAAAACatgaagtcagaaaatgtattaAAAGCCATTGGCATATATTCTGTCTGTTTaagcaagaagagaaaaatattagcgtaattactaaaaaagaaagaggtggatttttttaaaggccGGAATGGAACTTGTAGAGGAGGACCAACACTGGAGTGCTGGCAAGTTTTCGCTTCACAGACCCTACGGAAACTCTAACCTTGCGACTACACAATTGCTGTTGCAACCACTCAGCTCTCATTGTATACCAAAGAGCAGCCAGAGACAATATATAAATGTGCGCATATAACAATGCTGCAATAAAACCCTTTTCACAAAGGATACAGCAGCTACACTGTTGCCCTCTTCCTAGAGATAAAATATGTCCGAAATGAAATATTCCAACTCCTGAGCCTATACATTAACTATTTAAGATAAAAacttaggagagaaaaaaaaaatacggaTCAGTTAAGGTCCTTGTTTTCTGCTGCTATGACAGAGAACATCCCTGCCCCTTTGGGGACTTTATGTGTCACAGTTTCTGTTACCTTTGCTTAAACACTGCCCCAAACTGTTACATGAAAAACTTCAAAAGGAAACAATTCGTTAAGTTTTAAACTGTGAAACACTCAGGGTCATGTGATGAAAATCTCTCTTGCCTCAGTTCTTTCTGCTCTGTTAGTCAATCATCCCTCTGTTGGTTTATCTTATCGGCATATGCTATCATTAGTCACTTAGCGGCTGTCTCTGCTGCCAGATCAACTATGGTGTCAGTGTCATAGAACTTATGCTCAGAATAACTCCAACGTAGACCCCTAACACTAAGCCACATGCCTGATCATTTACCTCAACTCATCCTAGCACATAGGTGCTAAGTTATCTTATGTAAAGAGGAGTGAGTAGTCAACAATGTTTTCAGAGAAAGAATTACTACATTCACAGAACTTTTATCAGAAGGTAttgttaaattttctattcagttAGAAATTATTATGGATTCTTACTTTGCCTAAACCATAAGGTAAATTTCTTCATAAACACTGTGTTTAGGTACTATGTCTAAGAAATACACAGTATGCAAGTGTTggaacatggtccaagaatggagttggTGAGAATTCTGAGAGCTTGTGAAAAAAAGCTCCAAGAAAACCAAAGTCTTGTGACCTGAGTTTCTTCAAAACtaggaattgttcttggaatgtgtttccatgctcctcccaggtgtgGCAGACAGGAGTGCGCTTACTTcggattattcattacaactggatGTTGTTATGTGTTTCTATGCTCCATGGAAAACACATTTTTGTCATGTGAGTCCTGCCCGCTACATATGGCTCGACATTGTGATTGTATGTTTTTACTCATGTGACTCTTCTTAACCTTATCAGAGCATAAAACTGTCTGATGCTCTAAAGAAAGCTgtctattgcatgagactttagtcggCCTCATTTATCAGCTCCATTCTCCTAGGTCCCGGCTTCTGTACAGCAATAAACGTATAAGGAATTAGGTTTAGGTGCTAtctgttgtttgggggttctAGAGTGGATAAAGTGGACTGATGTGCCACAAATTACATAAGTTACAATGTATTGGGCTCATAATGCTGCAAGGCTTGTTAGTCTAAAAGAATGAATCTGGCATCAGGCAAGGGCCTTCATCCTATGATGGAAAACCAAGCAAGTATGCctgagacagaaagaggaaactGAGCAGAGATGTGTCCTTGTCATCCGGACCCACGCTCAAAAGACCTAACCTACTCCCACTCCCATGATAGGGCATCGATCTATTTTCAAGGATAGAGGTCTCATAACTAAATCACCTGTTTAAAGTACTGCCCCCTTAACACTGTCATTAGCAATAAAATTTCAACGTGAGCTTTGGAGGGTATGCTCAACTTGTAGAACTTACCACTGGAAACAAATCCAGCAGTTTCTCATATACGTAACTGCAGTCCCAAGGGGGAAAAAGAGGAATAGAACAAACATTTGAGGAAATAATAGTTGATGTTTTATCAGTACTCACGAAGAAACCAATACACAGGTTGACACTGTTCAATAAACCTCACACAAATGAGCAGATCCAGGCTCGGAGGTTTGGGGAACTTTTTCCACAACTTTTTCAGTGCAAGTGATGATTCAATATCATGTTTGTTGATCCAATTATTCACAGTTTTGCCTACTTGGCATAATTCCTGCTACGTTGATAGAATGAAGAATCATCTTGAAAACAGGAGTTAAAATGTTGTTTATTGAGAAACCAAGAACATATCTACCAGACACTGCTCAAGGCAGTGTGTCATTTACTATTCCAACCAGAGCATCTCAGTTAAGAGTTGTCTTccccattttaaagatggagACACTGAAACTATAGATTCAACATAGATGCTTAAATAACAGCAATAGTGGGAAACAGACAtggactcaggtcttctggatTTATATGCCATGTTCTCCTTGGAGCTAAATCCTATTTATGATATATCTATAAAGGAAGAGTCACATGTGTTATGAAGTTAGAAACTTGGCAGTGTaggaatattcaaaataaaaactccCTGGAATGATGGGAAACAGAGTCTAATATTCCACTCTTAGAACAAGAAACTGTTGGCACCAAGTGAGTAACTGTCAATAAATCTCAAAAGTAGAGCAATCATTGCAAGTATGGTAATAAATACTTAGACTCATAAAACCACAGAATTGTGAAATTACTTACAGATTGTAGTATCCAGTCCTGTCTTTTTGGAGAAATGGAGGTGTACCTCAGAAGGTTAAATCATTTACCCAAAATAACATTGCTGGTTATTGACCTTTCTATTAAACCATCCCAAATTCCAttccagaaaatataaattattcatGTAGAAAGACAAACCCAATTTTGGCAGGTCAGAGATTTCAGTGAGATATGAATTGGTTAAGGGCCGTGATTTATGAATCTAGGCAGCCATCCAGATTGCCTTATCTCAGCTGTCCTTCTGGGAAGCACACTATTGTGACTACCTAAATTGATCTCTGCTCTACCCCATTCACAGTCATAGGCTATCACATGAAGGGAAGGGTAAATTACTGAGACACAGTGCAAATACTGAAAGTCAAAAGACGTTAAAGAAGAAATTTATATTGAGATCACCTCCCCTtgtttgaaagaaacaaaattatacaaGATAGTTCATAACGATACtctgaaaaattaaatacaaatcatGTCCCATTTTAAGCAAACCCTCAGCaccacatttatacacacacacagctgtatatacatatccatatatTCTTATTCAaggtttagttatttattttggtctttcgagacaggatttctctgtgtaattttggtgcttgtcctggatctcactttgtaggccaggctggcctcgaacttacagagatctgcctggctgtgactcccaagtgctgggattaaaggtgtgtgccaccgccactcagctttaagttttttttttttatgtatttgagtattttgcctgtatgtgcatatgtgcaccacatgaatgcAATGCCCATAAAGACCAtaagagggtatcagataccctggagcttcAGGtggggtgctaagaattgaaatggggtcctctgcaagagcagcaagttgttcttaaccacttagccatctcttcaTGCCTGATCCACACAAGCTTTTATCCTTATAAGTTCTTTGAATTCAAGGACTACCAGGTTCTCATACATTTCAGACACCTTGAAGATCAGCTGATACTACAAGTGCCCCATGTTTATTGAGTGAGCGAATGAATGGAAAAATGCTGGATAAGCAACTTGTGTTACTTAATGTCACATTAGCAAACGTGTCCTCGGCAGATGCCAAAGCACTACTTAACCTGTGTTTTTAAGAACCTGCATGTAAAGAAACCCAGACAATGACCCAAGAAATTACCCTGGTAATTGTCATATGTGTGAGGCCCCCTCCCAAGAAGGGCTCTTACTTGGTGAGTTTACCATACCTTTGGAAGGTAAGAGTGAATATGTAACATTTATTGACCAAGACTTTCTCCTTGTAAGCAAGTAGCCCACAGAAGGATGTTACGATTCACTATATATATTTAACCAAGCATTATTTATTATAGCACATAGGTAGAATCTAAAACATGATTACtttcacataaataattttaagagttTTTACACTTCTCTTTCTAGGAAGGAATTAAAGTATACCTATATTCTTATTCTGAAGAGATAAGAATACAAGCTAATTTTAAGGGATTATTAAGTGGTTCATTTTGGTTGTTCCTATTAAAACAGCACTCTTATTCAAGAATGTCACTGCCTTTGCCCATTGGCTACAACTATATACAACACTGTTACTTCTCcactgcttgaaaaaaaaaaaaacagtctggAGTTAGTCTTCAAGATatcacaagagaaagaaaagtgagtAAAGGAAACAGATATAATCCTTCATTGGCTGTGTGCTAAAAATGGTCTATAGACAATAGTAGCAATTGGTTTAGGTAGAGTAGTTGTTTCCCTTTTTAGATCCATCGGGCCTCAGTTCCCATAACAATATCTAGTGGATAATGTATCTactaaggaagaaaggaaaagatagaCTGTTATGATTCATGCTAGACCCTAGTCTTATCTTGATTATCATCCCTCATATATATCCTTAGTACACCTAATTGCATCTTTTTCCACATCCGTTGCAAGTATTCAGCAAAGAGATACATATCACAGCACTCCAATAATATTCACTGTTGGAATAATCATCATACACTCACATTTGTAACTTCTTAGACCTCTTAGAAATTAGCAATAGGTTATggaaggaaatcagaaaataCAGTAATGTTTCCATGTACTTTAGGACATGCCAAATAACACTGCAGAGTACACAGTGTTCTAAGCAATTCTCAAGAGATTGCAGGGCCTCTGGGTGCTCAGAGCATCTGTCTGCTGGCCTGCTTTGCTGGCACtcctggctgactggctggctttGCTGATCTTGCAAGCCAAGGGATTATTAGATTGACCACATgccctctgcttttgtttctttgttttttgttttgttttgagatggagaTAGGAAAGTTGACTAGGGCCCCAGAGATctatgaggaaagaaaaaagacaggaaaaggaggaggggagagaaattTGCAGCGATAGGTGGTTTCTGTTGTGTAAGTCAAGAGAGAATGTAAGAGTTTGATTCTAGTAGAAGCAAACTGACAACATAGTTTAACAATAGCCCACAGGGATGCCAAGATAACATCTCCTGAAAGATGTCTCTAAACTACATCAAGAACTTCTACGAAGGATGTGTAAGTAGCAAACAAGAACATCAATTGCATAAATTTTTGTCTGTGTATTTTTTAACTTGTTTGGCATGTGTGTTGATAGGCACATTTATTgtacatttacaaagaaaaataacatatataACAATCATGTGCTGTAAAATAGTCTGAATTTAAAATTATAGATAGATTAATTCTGGAGGTACTTTCATCCATTGATGCTTTAAAGTAGGTCACACTCTTAATTCAATATTATGTATGGAAAAAATTTGCCAACACTGAATAAATACTGTTCTGTCCTTTTGATAGTACTTGTCCTAAGCTTAATGTTGCGTTTTTCATCTAACCTTCCAAAAGAGGCAACCAGACATTCTAAGatatttatggttttatttcAAAGAGATTACATGAGAAGGAAATATGCACTGAATTCAAAGTAGTTCAATACTTATCCATTTGATTGACACTAGATACCAGTTTGACGACTGCATTCTGTAATTGAAGATTAAATGACACAACACTCTTGCAGGGTTTACAGTCAATATGATAATTTCTTCAAAACTTCTCAgatcttaacatttttaaatcttgttttaatGAGATCATAAAAATATCCTTCAAAGTGTACTTTGTAAATGTTCCTTTCCAACCCAATTCCCCCCCCTCCCAAAACAACAGGTGAAACCGCCAACTGTGATCGGCCAGTTCCACACCCTCTTCTTCGGTTCTGTGAGGATGTTCTTTCTTGGAGTGCTGGGCTTTGCGGTTTATGGGAACGAGGCTTTGCATTTCAGCTGTGACCCAGACAAAAGAGAGATAAATCTGTTCTGTTACAATCAGTTCAGGCCAATAACTCCCCAAGTAAGTTTTCCAGTGTGTGTGCAAACATTGACTCCCCAACacgagtagattttttttctcctataatTTTGAGAACTCTATTTCTCTTTAATAGGCTGAATATTGCAGAAAATATAACTTGAGGTCCTCAAAAATTTCTTTCAAATCCAGTATTCTATTATCTATTGGTATATTTAGCATAGAGACATTAAGCAGCTATTAAAATCAAGTAATTCATCATTACCATTAGTGGATAGGCAGCGATAGCAAATTATGATTATGTTTTCCAACTGCCATATGTTTAAAGttctaaaattttagaaaataaatgacatatGTCAGCACGTCTATGTTTATTcatcatattttcatattttaaggcATTTGTGAAACTTAGAATTCTTAAGTTGCCCTTGCTGAATCCATGAATTTTCCATGTGTGTTTTTTGGTGACATGTTGTTTATTTGACTTGACTAAAACAGTTCTGATATACTTTAGGTGTTCTGGGCATTACAACTCGTGGTGGTCCTGCTTCCTGGAGCGATTTTCCACCTTTATGCTGCATGTAAAAGCATCAACCAAGAATGCATTCTTCAAAAACCCATGTATACTGTGATTTACATCCTCTCTGTCTTGTTAAGAATCAGCTTGGAGGTGGCAGCGTTTTGGCTTCAGATTCATCTCTTTGGCTTCCAGGTGAAACCTCTATACTTGTGTGATGCTGAATCCCTTGGTAAAAAAATGAATGTTCTAAAATGCATGGTTCCAGAACATTTTGAAAAGACTATTTTTCTCATTGCAATGTATACCTTTACTGTAATCACCATGGTATTATGTGTTGCTGagatttttgagataatatttagaAGGTCATGTTTCCTCTTTAAACAATGACAGAGTTGACTACCTATTGTCATGATATAGTTCCTATCAATCATTATGTTTAGTTTCCTGATCAAACACTTCAATTCCGTATGTTCTTCAAATTTTGGTGTGTCTGTAATTTATGTATATTAGAAAATAGgataccatttttaaaatagtaattttataGGCGCCTCTCATACACAACATTTTTGGGTTATCACATTGTTTTGTGACCAGAGAAACTTACTGCTGTTAGACACTAGAAAATTGATGTTCAGAGACGTTATGTTATGTGCAGTAAGTCACACAACCAAATCAGAATCCGGGTCTTTCCTATCCACTGAACCATGTAGCTTTAACTTTGAGGACATAATTATCTTtgcatttgtataaaatataatgttaaacacaaaatataaattaattaaaagtcattatataattttatcacTAACTCAGAGAAAATGAGCAATTGGATCTTTAATATTAAGTCCATATTGTCAAATTTCTAATATTAAATGATCATGGagatagttaaaaaataaattagagttGCTATGAACAACACTGAGTGgcttccttgtttttttgttgtgcCTATACATGCTCTGTTTTTGCATAActtctatatttaaaattatttgaatggAAAATTATGCTTACATTAAGCTACAACTCCTCAATAATTTTGAAACTATCCCATAGGTAATTTTATAGAAAATCAGTGCACTTATTTCTATTTGTCTGTACTTGCAACAATCATCCACTTAAATATGTCAAAGATTTATGTCCTACTGTTTTATGCTGGTATTTCAGTAGGGAACCACACCAAGTCCAATACTGAAATTTTGGAATTTTATTAAGCCTATATTTGATATTATAAGTTCCATATTAGGATTTTAACTCATGGATATTGCTCAACATAAAATCAAAGAGGAAAATCCAACTTAGTTTCACTCAATAAACTAGCTTCTGAGGACCTAGTATTTAATATGTACTACACTGCTaggtcaaatatatatatatatatatatatatatatatatatatatatatatatatatatatataaaaaaaactcgGCACCaacatgctgtggaataatcaaGTGATATGTCAAGAGAGTGGTGACTTGTCATAATGGAAgtaattgtaaataaaataaaaaataagacgtTGAGCAAATGTccaaatacttgaaaaaaaaaaaaacactgataaaTTTATATTCATTCATGCACTTAGGAAGAACTGGCATCAGAAATTAAAAGGTACTATAAATCAAATGATAATGAAAGCAATTTATTGAAATTTGTTGAAAGAATTAAAATAGTATTTGACTGTCTATAGAAGTTGTATATTATGtcatgaaaattataaatttatcttCACACTTCAAGAAATTAGCAAAATAACTagataaaaatcattaaataggataagaataaaaataatatgaaactgaaagttaaataaaatgcattaaacAAATGGTGATTACTTCAAAGCCTAGTAAAACTAGTAAGTTTTTAGTTACATGGTTTTAAATgatacagaaaaagagaaatcacccttataataaatgaaaaatgatagGACATTAACATGACCATAGGGATACTTGAACAATGTAACTATAAGTTTGATGGAATGAAGAAATTCTTTGAAATCCATATTACTAAATCAAGAGGAACTGATAAAATACACAGCAAACATAAATATTCTTAAATctgttaaatgaattaaaattcaaACCCTTTTCATGAAGAGAACTCCAGATCCAGACAGCCTCTCTGGTCAGATTCACTAGGGAATT comes from the Onychomys torridus chromosome 19, mOncTor1.1, whole genome shotgun sequence genome and includes:
- the Gje1 gene encoding putative gap junction epsilon-1 protein, with product MSLNYIKNFYEGCVKPPTVIGQFHTLFFGSVRMFFLGVLGFAVYGNEALHFSCDPDKREINLFCYNQFRPITPQVFWALQLVVVLLPGAIFHLYAACKSINQECILQKPMYTVIYILSVLLRISLEVAAFWLQIHLFGFQVKPLYLCDAESLGKKMNVLKCMVPEHFEKTIFLIAMYTFTVITMVLCVAEIFEIIFRRSCFLFKQ